Proteins from a single region of Sporosarcina sp. P33:
- a CDS encoding AraC family transcriptional regulator, giving the protein MTGDRTEASTRDVINGIEDVGGTQAAAGFFKLENELLDQIFDLKKDEACHTLFCIHDILHIHTPGFTLQVIKYYLIVLSSFVSRRLREESVLTDKDAFTFNAACIELIEEYLHSDNIKEISSELIGFYYYILKGKIKPSLPHETVNDVIFHINENVEGQLIVDEIAKHFNVSTSHLSRIFRECTGITLVEYITMRKIEEVQYHLRFTDQKIADIAKRFHFCNQSYFTRVFKKYTGVTPRRFRMDMDGNYFHFTLEKDDSL; this is encoded by the coding sequence GTGACTGGCGATAGGACAGAAGCTTCCACGCGGGATGTAATCAACGGGATTGAAGACGTTGGAGGAACACAGGCGGCTGCCGGTTTTTTTAAGCTGGAAAATGAGTTGTTGGATCAAATCTTTGATTTGAAGAAAGACGAAGCCTGTCATACACTTTTCTGCATTCACGACATATTGCATATCCATACACCGGGATTTACATTACAGGTTATCAAATACTACCTAATAGTACTATCCTCTTTTGTCAGCAGACGGTTGAGAGAGGAGTCTGTGCTGACTGATAAAGATGCCTTTACATTCAATGCTGCCTGTATTGAACTGATTGAAGAATACTTGCATTCGGATAATATAAAAGAAATCAGCAGTGAACTGATTGGTTTCTATTACTACATCCTTAAGGGCAAAATAAAACCTTCCCTGCCGCATGAGACAGTGAATGATGTGATTTTTCATATCAATGAAAATGTTGAGGGCCAACTGATTGTAGATGAAATTGCCAAGCATTTCAATGTGAGTACAAGTCATCTCTCACGCATATTCCGAGAATGTACGGGTATTACATTAGTCGAATATATTACTATGCGAAAAATCGAGGAAGTGCAGTACCATTTACGTTTTACAGATCAGAAAATCGCGGATATTGCCAAGAGGTTCCATTTCTGCAATCAAAGCTATTTTACACGTGTCTTTAAAAAGTATACAGGGGTGACACCGCGGCGCTTCCGTATGGACATGGACGGAAATTACTTTCATTTTACACTAGAAAAAGATGATTCACTGTAA